One Janthinobacterium sp. J1-1 genomic region harbors:
- a CDS encoding MFS transporter: protein MSKERAMPPAAHSPATPTGLQLGLRANWRQFSLLVVVNAFVGAMVGMERSILPAIAEQEFKLVAHTAILAFIVVFGVAKAITNYFAGRFSDAYGRKVVLVIGWLIATPVPFLLMWAPSWNWILLANVFLGVSQGLTWSTTVIMKIDLAGPKNRGTAMGINEFAGYFAVGAAALATGWIATNYGLRPQPFYLGVAFAVIGLLLSVLVVRETRGHAQMEAAMTATRGAAIVPPQRAIFWQTSVRDPNLSSISQAGLVNNLNDGMAWGLFPFVFAGAGMTLTQIGTLAAIYPTVWGVCQLFTGALSDRIGRKGLIVAGMWVQAAGIAIIAFRSSFGWYATGAILLGIGTAMVYPTLLAAIGDVVNPAWRASTVGVYRFWRDLGYAIGALLAGVVADLYGVVSAVWLVAAITFLSGMVVIVRMRY from the coding sequence ATGAGCAAGGAACGGGCTATGCCACCGGCGGCACATTCCCCGGCCACCCCCACTGGCCTACAACTTGGACTGCGCGCGAACTGGCGCCAATTTAGCTTGCTTGTTGTCGTCAATGCATTTGTTGGCGCCATGGTCGGGATGGAGCGCAGCATCTTGCCCGCCATTGCCGAACAGGAATTCAAGCTGGTCGCCCACACGGCGATTCTGGCTTTCATTGTTGTCTTCGGTGTTGCCAAGGCCATCACTAATTATTTTGCCGGCCGCTTTTCCGACGCCTACGGACGCAAGGTAGTGCTAGTGATTGGCTGGCTGATCGCCACGCCGGTCCCCTTTTTGCTGATGTGGGCGCCGTCATGGAACTGGATTTTGCTGGCCAACGTTTTTCTGGGCGTGAGCCAAGGGCTGACCTGGTCGACCACGGTAATCATGAAGATCGATCTTGCCGGTCCCAAAAATCGGGGCACGGCGATGGGCATCAATGAATTCGCGGGCTATTTCGCCGTCGGCGCAGCGGCGCTGGCGACCGGCTGGATTGCAACCAATTATGGCTTGCGACCGCAGCCGTTCTACCTTGGCGTGGCGTTTGCAGTGATCGGCTTGCTGCTATCGGTTTTGGTTGTGCGCGAGACGCGCGGCCACGCGCAAATGGAAGCCGCAATGACCGCCACGCGCGGCGCGGCCATCGTGCCGCCGCAGCGCGCGATTTTCTGGCAGACCAGCGTACGTGACCCCAACTTGTCGTCGATTAGTCAGGCCGGACTTGTGAATAATCTCAACGATGGCATGGCATGGGGGTTGTTCCCCTTTGTGTTCGCCGGCGCCGGCATGACCCTCACCCAAATCGGCACGCTTGCCGCGATCTACCCGACCGTATGGGGAGTATGCCAACTCTTCACCGGCGCGCTGTCGGATCGTATTGGTCGTAAGGGATTGATCGTGGCGGGGATGTGGGTTCAGGCAGCCGGCATTGCCATAATCGCCTTCCGGTCCTCGTTCGGATGGTATGCGACAGGCGCGATTCTCCTGGGAATCGGGACTGCCATGGTCTATCCGACGCTACTGGCGGCCATCGGCGACGTAGTCAACCCGGCCTGGCGCGCTTCGACCGTCGGCGTCTACCGTTTCTGGCGCGATCTAGGCTATGCCATCGGGGCCTTGCTGGCGGGCGTTGTGGCCGACCTGTACGGCGTGGTCAGCGCGGTATGGTTAGTCGCAGCAATCACGTTCCTCTCGGGTATGGTCGTTATAGTCCGTATGCGATATTAA
- a CDS encoding sulfatase-like hydrolase/transferase encodes MSPIEQRHVPMLIWMSDRFQDRLRLKRSCLDARRALPYSHDNVFHSILGLLGVSTSVYKPELDILNGCTNAE; translated from the coding sequence ATATCCCCCATAGAACAGCGCCACGTACCGATGCTTATATGGATGTCAGATCGCTTTCAAGACAGACTGCGACTCAAACGTTCTTGTCTGGACGCGCGACGCGCCTTGCCTTACTCGCACGATAATGTATTCCATTCGATACTGGGATTGCTCGGCGTAAGCACCTCAGTTTACAAGCCAGAGCTTGATATCTTAAACGGATGCACCAATGCAGAGTAA
- a CDS encoding tyrosine-type recombinase/integrase has translation MATPEPADNGAEIHDAHPTSALHSAVTAVDAALAAQHRAVLAAATADNTRRAYRSAVNHHLAWGGVLPADEAAIIRYLLTYAPTLNPRTLALRLTALSQWHVHQGFPDPASTPTVRKTLTGIARTHGRPKKRAKALPIEDLERIVAQLVSARTLKATRDNALLQIGFFGGLRRSELVAIEVGHVGWTPEGIEIMLPRSKTDQLGEGIIKAIPYSDGPCCPATALRAWLDAADIVAGPVFRSISKWGTVASAALGVGSVNTILEDCATLVKLDYVLDLSSHSLRRGMATSAHRAGADFRDIKKQGGWRHDGTVQGYIEEASRFEENAAGSLLRTRLKPV, from the coding sequence ATGGCCACCCCCGAACCCGCCGACAACGGCGCCGAAATCCACGATGCGCACCCAACGTCGGCGCTGCATTCTGCCGTTACAGCTGTGGACGCCGCGCTCGCGGCCCAGCACCGCGCCGTCCTGGCCGCCGCCACGGCCGACAACACGCGCCGGGCCTACCGGTCCGCCGTGAACCACCACCTAGCGTGGGGCGGCGTGTTGCCGGCCGACGAGGCGGCGATCATCCGCTACCTGCTCACCTACGCGCCGACCCTCAATCCCCGCACCTTGGCGTTGCGCCTGACGGCACTGTCGCAGTGGCACGTCCACCAGGGCTTCCCCGATCCGGCGTCGACGCCGACCGTGCGCAAGACACTGACGGGGATCGCGCGCACGCACGGCCGCCCGAAGAAGAGGGCCAAGGCGCTGCCGATCGAGGACCTGGAACGCATCGTGGCGCAGCTGGTCAGCGCCCGCACGTTGAAGGCGACGCGCGACAACGCGCTTTTGCAGATCGGTTTTTTCGGCGGATTGCGGCGCAGCGAGCTAGTCGCCATCGAGGTCGGACATGTTGGCTGGACACCCGAGGGCATCGAGATCATGCTGCCGCGCTCGAAGACTGACCAACTGGGCGAAGGGATCATCAAGGCGATCCCGTACAGCGACGGCCCTTGCTGCCCGGCGACGGCGTTGCGCGCCTGGCTCGACGCCGCCGACATCGTGGCCGGACCGGTGTTTCGGTCTATCAGCAAGTGGGGGACGGTGGCCAGCGCCGCGCTAGGCGTGGGCAGCGTGAATACGATCCTGGAGGATTGCGCGACACTGGTCAAACTCGACTATGTGCTAGACCTGTCGAGTCACAGCCTGCGGCGCGGCATGGCCACCAGCGCGCACCGCGCCGGCGCCGACTTCCGCGACATCAAGAAGCAAGGCGGCTGGCGCCATGATGGGACGGTGCAAGGCTACATCGAGGAGGCAAGCCGCTTCGAGGAGAACGCGGCCGGCAGTCTGTTGCGCACGCGGCTCAAACCGGTCTGA
- the merP gene encoding mercury resistance system periplasmic binding protein MerP — MKKFFASLILAAIVAPVLAATQTVILGVPGMTCSTCPITVKKAISKVEGVSKVDVTFEKREAVVTFDDAKTSVQKLTKATEDVGYPSSVK; from the coding sequence ATGAAGAAATTTTTTGCCTCACTCATCCTCGCTGCAATTGTCGCCCCAGTATTGGCCGCCACCCAAACCGTCATCCTGGGGGTACCGGGCATGACCTGCTCTACTTGCCCGATCACCGTCAAAAAGGCGATATCCAAAGTCGAAGGCGTCAGTAAAGTGGACGTGACCTTCGAAAAACGCGAAGCGGTCGTCACCTTTGACGACGCCAAGACCAGCGTGCAAAAGCTGACAAAAGCGACCGAAGACGTCGGCTACCCGTCCAGCGTCAAATAG
- a CDS encoding CzcE family metal-binding protein codes for MNLIKTKIITAFVIASLSPLIATAQSQSKVMAKTNLGSTVQTQAVTRSVTILPSTKYVNVRQGDVVTFTSDGKQFTWLFDTLRPTDDFDLSSIAPAEMKTHGVRVYVGSNPLYAN; via the coding sequence ATGAACTTAATCAAAACCAAAATCATCACCGCGTTTGTGATTGCATCCCTCAGCCCGCTAATTGCCACTGCTCAGTCTCAGAGTAAAGTCATGGCTAAAACCAACCTTGGCAGCACGGTCCAAACCCAAGCAGTAACACGTAGCGTCACAATTTTGCCATCTACAAAATATGTAAATGTCAGGCAGGGAGATGTCGTTACATTCACCTCTGATGGAAAACAGTTTACCTGGCTATTCGATACTCTTCGCCCTACAGATGATTTTGACCTATCCTCCATTGCCCCAGCCGAAATGAAAACGCATGGTGTTCGCGTATATGTGGGATCAAATCCTCTTTATGCCAACTAG
- a CDS encoding metalloregulator ArsR/SmtB family transcription factor → MTTNRTIKDALYEQVARIAKASASPKRLELIELLGQSPKTVEALALEAGISAKLVSAHLKELKSARLVEAERQGKYIIYRLASAEVGQLWVTLRVLAEDRLFELQDALRQLSAATHEWVGNSREELLNKAKSGEVIVIDVRPGEEYAVGHVPFARSMPLAELKNRLAELPKDRPVIAYCRGPFCLMSSDAVRLLRDQGIDALQMREGVVEWNS, encoded by the coding sequence ATGACAACGAATAGAACCATCAAGGACGCCCTGTACGAGCAAGTAGCACGTATCGCCAAGGCATCGGCCAGCCCGAAGCGGCTGGAGCTGATTGAATTGCTGGGGCAGTCCCCCAAGACCGTTGAGGCCTTGGCGCTGGAAGCGGGCATTAGTGCGAAGCTGGTCAGCGCGCACTTGAAAGAATTGAAGTCCGCGCGCCTTGTCGAGGCTGAACGCCAGGGGAAGTACATCATTTACCGGCTGGCCAGCGCAGAGGTGGGCCAGCTATGGGTGACACTCCGGGTTCTGGCCGAGGACCGGCTGTTCGAATTGCAGGACGCTCTGCGCCAGCTCTCTGCTGCCACCCATGAGTGGGTCGGCAATAGTCGCGAAGAACTGCTGAACAAGGCGAAATCCGGGGAAGTGATCGTGATCGACGTACGTCCGGGAGAGGAATACGCGGTTGGCCACGTGCCGTTTGCACGTTCGATGCCACTGGCCGAGTTGAAGAACCGTCTGGCCGAATTGCCAAAGGACAGGCCCGTGATCGCATATTGTCGCGGTCCGTTCTGCTTGATGTCGTCCGATGCAGTCAGGCTGCTCCGCGACCAAGGCATCGACGCGCTACAGATGCGAGAGGGCGTTGTTGAGTGGAATAGTTGA
- the merT gene encoding mercuric ion transporter MerT: MSEPQNGRGALFAGGLAAILASTCCLGPLVLVALGFSGAWIGNLTALEPFRPIFIAAALVAMFFAWRRIYRQAPACKPGEVCAIPQVRTTYKLIFWFVAVLVLVALGFPYVMPFFY, encoded by the coding sequence ATGTCTGAACCGCAAAACGGGCGCGGCGCGCTCTTTGCCGGCGGCTTGGCAGCCATCCTTGCCTCGACGTGCTGCCTGGGGCCGCTGGTTTTAGTCGCCTTGGGCTTCAGCGGGGCGTGGATCGGAAACTTGACTGCGCTCGAACCGTTTCGGCCGATCTTCATCGCCGCAGCGCTCGTGGCAATGTTCTTTGCGTGGCGTCGTATATACCGGCAGGCGCCTGCCTGCAAGCCCGGTGAAGTCTGCGCAATTCCGCAGGTGCGGACCACATACAAGCTCATTTTCTGGTTTGTAGCCGTGCTTGTTTTGGTTGCGCTCGGTTTCCCCTACGTCATGCCATTTTTTTATTAA
- the phnC gene encoding phosphonate ABC transporter ATP-binding protein, translated as MIQLHKVSVQYGSFTALHSTTLAFVPGQFTVLLGASGAGKSTLLRSLNLLARPSAGHITVDGVGELDHAGRVHEHRKRTGMIFQQHQLIARQSVLANVLLGRIGYHPAWRTMFPLPYGERRIALECLERVGLLHKALERVDCLSGGQQQRVGIARALAQQPRLMLADEPVASLDPASSRQVLAQLKRFCHEDGITIVVSLHQVDLACEYADRIIGLSHGHVVFDSTPDALTPVQAAALYEQKTAPSEAPDHQAKPIEPKATFVQLATAKEPA; from the coding sequence ATGATCCAACTTCACAAAGTATCGGTACAGTACGGCAGCTTCACAGCCTTGCATTCGACAACACTGGCGTTCGTACCTGGGCAATTCACGGTATTGCTTGGCGCTTCTGGTGCCGGCAAATCCACCCTGTTGCGCAGCCTGAACTTGCTCGCACGTCCCAGCGCAGGCCACATTACGGTTGATGGCGTGGGAGAGTTGGACCATGCCGGGCGTGTCCATGAACATCGCAAGCGCACAGGCATGATCTTTCAGCAGCACCAATTGATCGCACGCCAGAGCGTGCTGGCCAACGTACTGCTGGGCCGCATCGGTTACCACCCGGCCTGGCGCACAATGTTTCCGTTGCCGTACGGGGAACGCCGTATTGCGCTCGAATGTCTAGAGCGCGTCGGTCTATTGCACAAGGCGCTCGAACGCGTCGATTGCCTAAGCGGCGGCCAGCAGCAGCGCGTCGGAATCGCCCGGGCGCTCGCGCAACAACCCCGTCTGATGTTGGCGGACGAACCGGTAGCGAGCCTCGACCCGGCTTCGTCGCGTCAGGTGCTGGCCCAACTCAAACGTTTTTGCCACGAGGATGGAATCACCATCGTCGTCAGTCTGCACCAGGTAGATCTGGCCTGCGAATACGCTGACCGCATCATCGGCCTGTCGCATGGACATGTCGTCTTCGATTCCACACCGGATGCCTTGACGCCAGTCCAGGCTGCCGCGCTGTACGAGCAAAAGACAGCGCCGTCCGAAGCACCGGACCATCAAGCTAAGCCCATTGAACCCAAAGCCACTTTCGTACAACTTGCCACTGCAAAGGAACCAGCATGA
- the merR gene encoding Hg(II)-responsive transcriptional regulator → MENMLDNVTIGVFAKAAGVNVETIRFYQRKGLLPEPDKPYGSIRRYGAADVTRVQFVKSAQRLGFSLGEIAELLRLDDGTHCEEASSLAEHKLQDVREKIADLVRMETVLSDLVCACHRQGNVSCPLIASLQGKPRSTDTM, encoded by the coding sequence ATGGAAAATATGTTGGACAACGTGACCATCGGCGTTTTCGCCAAGGCGGCTGGGGTCAATGTGGAGACGATCCGGTTCTATCAGCGCAAGGGATTGCTGCCTGAGCCAGACAAGCCGTATGGCAGCATTCGCCGCTATGGTGCGGCAGATGTGACGCGGGTTCAGTTCGTGAAATCGGCCCAGCGGCTTGGTTTCAGCCTGGGCGAGATTGCAGAGCTTCTGCGGCTGGATGACGGGACTCACTGCGAGGAAGCCAGCAGCTTGGCTGAGCACAAGCTTCAGGACGTGCGCGAGAAGATTGCTGATTTAGTGCGCATGGAAACCGTCCTGTCTGACCTGGTATGCGCCTGCCATCGGCAAGGGAACGTTTCCTGTCCGCTGATAGCTTCGCTGCAAGGAAAACCTCGCAGTACCGACACGATGTAG
- a CDS encoding DsrE/DsrF/TusD sulfur relay family protein, with protein MQALFILNAAPYGSELTHNGLRLAAALAKREHNTVRIYLMGDAVGTAKSGQKVTEGQPNLQTILGRISATNQDNIGVCGGCMDSRALQDSDLIEGTYRGTLEQLADWSEWADKVFVF; from the coding sequence ATGCAGGCACTGTTCATTCTGAACGCCGCGCCATACGGCAGCGAGCTGACCCACAACGGCTTACGGCTGGCCGCAGCACTGGCCAAGCGTGAACACAATACGGTGCGCATCTATCTGATGGGCGACGCGGTTGGCACCGCAAAAAGCGGTCAGAAGGTGACGGAAGGGCAGCCCAATCTGCAAACAATACTGGGGCGGATTAGCGCCACCAACCAAGACAACATCGGCGTATGCGGTGGCTGCATGGATTCACGCGCGCTACAGGACAGTGACCTGATCGAAGGGACATATCGCGGCACGCTTGAGCAACTGGCGGACTGGTCCGAATGGGCGGACAAGGTTTTCGTATTTTAG
- the merA gene encoding mercury(II) reductase, whose amino-acid sequence MTTLKITGMTCDSCAVHVKEALEKVSGVQSADVSYAKGSAKLNVEAGTSPAALTAAVARLGYRAALIDASTTQGESGDGDKASSHIGGLHIAVIGSGAAAMAAALKGVEQGAHVTLIERGTIGGTCVNVGCVPSKIMIRAAHIAHLRRESPFDGGMPPASPTILRDRLLAQQQARVDELRHAKYEGILNDNPAITVLQGEARFNDGRTLNVQLNAGGERVVTFDRCLIATGASPAVPPIPGLKDTPYWTSTEALASDKIPERLAVIGSSVVALELAQAFARLGSKVTILARSTLFFREDPAIGEAVTAAFRAEGIEVYEHTQASLVVHTDGKFVLTTAHGELRADQLLIATGRTPNTRGLALDAAGITVTPQGAIVIDSGMRTSAPYIYAAGDCTDQPQFVYVAAAAGTRAAINMTGGDAALDLTAMPAVVFTDPQVATVGYSEAEAHHDGIETDSRTLTLDNVPRALANFDTRGFIKLVADAGSGRLIGVQAVTPEAGELIQTAALAIHHQMTVQELANQLFPYLTMVEGLKLAAQTFNKDVKQLSCCAG is encoded by the coding sequence ATGACCACGCTCAAAATCACCGGAATGACCTGCGACTCGTGCGCAGTACACGTCAAGGAAGCCCTGGAAAAAGTGTCTGGCGTACAGTCGGCGGATGTCTCCTATGCCAAGGGCAGCGCCAAGCTAAACGTCGAGGCAGGCACGTCGCCCGCCGCGTTGACCGCTGCCGTGGCCAGGCTCGGTTATCGCGCGGCGCTTATCGACGCCTCGACCACGCAGGGGGAAAGCGGTGACGGCGACAAGGCCAGCTCCCACATCGGTGGGCTGCATATCGCCGTCATTGGCAGCGGCGCGGCCGCGATGGCGGCGGCGCTGAAAGGGGTCGAGCAAGGCGCACACGTCACCCTGATTGAGCGCGGCACCATTGGCGGCACCTGCGTCAATGTCGGCTGCGTACCATCCAAAATTATGATTCGCGCCGCCCACATCGCCCATCTTCGCCGCGAAAGCCCGTTCGATGGCGGCATGCCGCCTGCATCGCCGACGATCTTGCGTGATCGACTGCTGGCCCAGCAACAAGCTCGCGTCGATGAACTACGGCACGCCAAATACGAAGGCATCCTGAACGACAATCCCGCCATCACCGTCCTGCAAGGCGAAGCTCGCTTTAATGACGGCCGCACTCTGAACGTGCAACTTAATGCCGGCGGTGAGCGTGTGGTGACGTTCGACCGCTGCCTGATCGCCACCGGCGCAAGCCCAGCCGTTCCGCCAATCCCGGGCTTGAAGGACACCCCCTACTGGACGTCCACCGAAGCCCTGGCCAGCGACAAGATTCCCGAGCGGCTGGCGGTGATCGGTTCATCGGTGGTGGCACTGGAACTAGCGCAAGCCTTCGCTCGGCTGGGCAGCAAGGTGACCATTCTGGCGCGCAGCACGCTGTTCTTTCGTGAGGACCCGGCCATCGGCGAGGCGGTGACGGCCGCGTTCCGAGCTGAAGGTATCGAGGTGTACGAACATACGCAGGCCAGCCTGGTCGTCCATACGGACGGCAAATTCGTGCTCACCACGGCGCACGGCGAACTGCGTGCGGACCAGCTGCTGATTGCTACCGGGCGCACGCCTAACACGCGCGGCCTAGCGCTCGACGCAGCAGGTATCACGGTCACTCCGCAGGGCGCCATCGTCATTGACTCAGGCATGCGTACCAGTGCGCCATATATCTATGCGGCCGGCGATTGCACTGACCAGCCGCAGTTTGTGTATGTGGCTGCAGCGGCGGGGACCCGTGCGGCGATCAATATGACAGGCGGTGACGCGGCGTTGGATTTGACCGCGATGCCGGCCGTGGTGTTCACCGACCCGCAAGTGGCCACCGTAGGTTATAGCGAAGCGGAAGCGCACCACGACGGCATTGAGACCGACAGCCGCACGCTGACGCTGGACAACGTGCCGAGGGCACTTGCTAACTTCGACACACGCGGCTTTATCAAGCTAGTGGCCGATGCCGGCAGTGGGCGGTTGATTGGCGTGCAGGCGGTCACTCCGGAAGCAGGCGAGCTGATCCAGACGGCAGCGCTGGCGATCCACCACCAGATGACTGTACAGGAACTGGCAAACCAGCTATTCCCGTACTTGACGATGGTCGAGGGTCTGAAGCTCGCTGCACAGACCTTCAACAAAGATGTTAAACAGCTTTCTTGCTGCGCTGGCTGA
- a CDS encoding MBL fold metallo-hydrolase, which translates to MFFKQRTNDDASISYFFGCGGQGKGIALDVLAGDEAWYMDQARMLGVEISYVFDSHIHADHLSGGRTLAELSGAAYSLHESNIGKAAFPFTPVTDKQTIDAGNTRIQVIHTPGHTEDSICLLVSDRRRAEAPWFILTGDTLFVGSVGRPDLAGREQEMAAQLWDSLQGRLLNLPDELEVFPGHQAGSACGADISGKPSSTIGFEKRWNSLLSLEKAAFITALTTTILPRPAEMERLVAANLGQVEVA; encoded by the coding sequence ATGTTTTTCAAGCAAAGAACAAATGACGATGCATCGATCTCGTACTTCTTCGGTTGCGGCGGGCAAGGCAAGGGAATCGCACTCGACGTGCTGGCCGGCGACGAAGCCTGGTATATGGACCAGGCACGCATGCTGGGTGTTGAGATTTCCTATGTGTTTGATTCACATATCCATGCCGACCACCTGTCCGGCGGCCGAACGCTTGCCGAACTTAGCGGCGCGGCTTACTCGCTACACGAAAGCAATATCGGCAAGGCCGCCTTCCCGTTCACCCCGGTGACCGACAAGCAGACCATAGATGCCGGCAATACTCGCATTCAGGTCATACATACGCCGGGTCACACAGAAGATAGCATTTGCCTGCTGGTCTCGGACCGCCGGCGCGCAGAAGCGCCATGGTTCATTCTGACTGGTGACACATTGTTCGTCGGTTCGGTCGGCCGACCGGACCTCGCGGGACGCGAACAAGAAATGGCGGCCCAGCTGTGGGACAGCCTGCAAGGCCGGCTGCTGAACTTGCCGGATGAGCTGGAAGTTTTTCCAGGGCACCAAGCTGGAAGCGCATGCGGCGCGGATATCTCTGGAAAGCCGTCGTCGACGATCGGTTTCGAAAAGCGCTGGAATTCTTTGCTATCCCTGGAGAAGGCGGCATTTATAACGGCCCTCACGACCACGATCCTACCGCGCCCCGCTGAGATGGAAAGGCTTGTCGCCGCCAATCTCGGCCAAGTTGAGGTTGCATGA
- a CDS encoding phosphatase PAP2 family protein gives MSLLKRRSRSHCPWDIDQFGGTVPYYRLLEFMPDFVIAGNCFPAGHASGGLWLISLCVFWLPAEPKKAILAGVAGLAVGLTMGISQQLRGAHFLSHTLWSIWFAAALILALYFGSA, from the coding sequence ATCAGTCTATTGAAGAGGCGTAGCCGGTCGCACTGCCCTTGGGATATTGATCAATTTGGCGGCACCGTGCCTTATTACCGTCTTCTGGAATTTATGCCGGATTTCGTTATAGCCGGAAATTGTTTTCCTGCCGGACACGCTTCAGGCGGCTTATGGCTGATTTCGTTATGTGTTTTTTGGCTACCGGCCGAGCCAAAAAAGGCTATTCTTGCGGGCGTAGCAGGTCTTGCGGTGGGGTTAACCATGGGTATATCACAGCAATTACGCGGGGCCCATTTTCTGAGCCATACGTTATGGTCGATCTGGTTCGCCGCGGCGCTAATCCTTGCTCTTTATTTTGGCTCTGCATAG
- a CDS encoding helix-turn-helix domain-containing protein produces MAALKLTIGALSTKTHCTVPTIRYYEQIGLLPRPERASNGHRYYRDDDLKRLTFIKRCRDFGFPIEQVRDLAGLFEDGDRACVEVRDLAQVHLDQVRAKLEEMRQLEASLEAFVCNCNAACNGGLTRDCIIIEDMASPDVGASSCAATASYGTKSLRVAAAAPFVATELKRK; encoded by the coding sequence ATGGCTGCACTGAAACTGACGATTGGCGCTTTGTCGACAAAGACGCACTGCACAGTACCGACGATCCGTTATTACGAGCAAATCGGCCTGTTGCCGCGTCCGGAGCGCGCTTCCAATGGCCATCGCTACTATCGCGACGATGACCTCAAGCGGCTGACCTTCATCAAGCGCTGCCGCGACTTTGGATTTCCGATAGAACAGGTGCGCGATCTCGCCGGGCTGTTTGAGGATGGCGACCGCGCATGCGTGGAAGTGCGCGACCTGGCTCAAGTGCACCTGGACCAGGTACGCGCCAAACTGGAAGAGATGCGCCAACTGGAGGCAAGCCTGGAAGCATTCGTCTGCAACTGTAATGCTGCTTGCAACGGCGGGCTGACCAGGGATTGCATAATTATCGAGGACATGGCGTCGCCTGACGTCGGCGCATCAAGCTGTGCCGCGACAGCGTCCTACGGCACGAAATCCCTGCGAGTGGCCGCAGCCGCGCCGTTTGTCGCCACTGAATTGAAACGGAAATGA
- a CDS encoding DNA-binding protein gives MARAGVLYSHVAKAAAQLAAAGKNPTVDTVREAIGGTGSKSTIAPMLKQWKAQHGGEVAAAGAGLPADLLEAVQGVYERVQEGAKAQVEQLRAEHQQAAQEAARVLEALYAEGRKLGAEREALADELANVKAMLAREQVARQKDAVAIVALESEKDGQAQRLADRAAEIRSLADQLAQARRQFEHFQDASATQRQEDKSAYEARIARTEQEAGTLRTYLQDSREALAVLRSEKVHLEHTLAEQLDAAREQARKLYEGTEAVNAAREMASSRQFEMEMAEERLDHSQQANARLEARLAELEGENVLLKAKAMVSVPKARGRKT, from the coding sequence ATGGCCAGAGCCGGTGTCCTGTACTCTCATGTCGCGAAGGCGGCCGCCCAGCTGGCAGCCGCGGGCAAGAACCCCACCGTCGACACCGTGCGTGAGGCCATAGGCGGCACCGGCAGCAAAAGCACCATCGCGCCCATGCTCAAGCAATGGAAGGCGCAACATGGGGGCGAGGTCGCAGCTGCCGGCGCCGGCCTGCCGGCCGATCTGCTGGAGGCCGTCCAGGGGGTGTACGAGCGCGTGCAGGAGGGTGCGAAAGCCCAGGTCGAGCAACTGCGCGCCGAGCATCAGCAGGCGGCGCAAGAGGCCGCGCGCGTGTTAGAGGCGCTGTACGCCGAAGGGCGGAAACTTGGCGCCGAGCGCGAAGCGCTTGCGGACGAACTGGCAAACGTGAAGGCAATGCTCGCGCGCGAGCAGGTGGCACGGCAAAAAGACGCCGTGGCAATCGTCGCCCTCGAATCCGAAAAAGACGGGCAGGCCCAACGCTTGGCCGATCGCGCGGCGGAGATCAGATCGCTGGCGGACCAGCTGGCTCAGGCCCGGCGGCAGTTCGAGCACTTCCAGGATGCGAGCGCGACCCAGCGCCAGGAAGACAAGAGCGCGTATGAGGCGCGCATTGCCCGTACCGAGCAGGAGGCGGGCACGCTGCGCACCTACCTCCAGGACAGCCGCGAGGCGCTGGCCGTGCTGCGCAGCGAGAAGGTCCATCTTGAGCATACCTTGGCCGAACAGCTAGATGCAGCCAGAGAGCAGGCCCGGAAGCTGTACGAAGGGACGGAGGCAGTGAATGCCGCGCGCGAAATGGCAAGTAGCAGGCAGTTCGAGATGGAAATGGCCGAGGAGCGCCTGGACCACTCCCAGCAAGCAAATGCGCGGCTGGAGGCGCGCCTGGCTGAGCTGGAGGGCGAGAATGTGCTGTTGAAAGCGAAGGCGATGGTATCTGTACCCAAGGCCCGCGGGCGTAAAACGTAA